From one Solanum stenotomum isolate F172 chromosome 12, ASM1918654v1, whole genome shotgun sequence genomic stretch:
- the LOC125847847 gene encoding mitochondrial phosphate carrier protein 3, mitochondrial: MENSRRQSLLPSFLYSPTSSFSSLTPKTLAVPETTNVLPPANNNLLIPAPTEPGKIEMYSPQFYAACTFGGILSCGLTHMAVTPLDLVKCNMQIDPAKYKSISSGFGILLKEQGPRGFFRGWVPTLLGYSAQGACKFGFYEFFKKYYSDLAGAENAAKYKTLIYLAGSASAEVIADIALCPFEAVKVRVQTQPGFARGLSDGLPKFVRSEGPMGLYKGLVPLWGRQIPYTMMKFASFETIVEMIYKHAVPKPKNECSKSMQLGISFAGGYIAGVFCAIVSHPADNLVSFLNNAKGATVGDAVKKIGVLGLFTRGLPLRIVMIGTLTGAQWGIYDAFKVFVGLPTTGGVAPAVPADSEVAKV, translated from the exons ATGGAGAACTCCCGCCGTCAGTCCCTTCTTCCCAGCTTTCTCTATTCCCCAacgtcttctttttcttctttaactcCCAAAACCCTTGCTGTTCCAGAAACCACCAATGTTTTGCCCCCTGCCAACAACAACCTCCTTATTCCGGCACCTACCGAACCTGGTAAGATCGAGATGTACTCCCCGCAGTTCTACGCTGCCTGTACCTTCGGTGGCATCCTCAGTTGTGGTCTAACTCACATGGCTGTCACTCCACTCGATCTCGTCAAATGTAACATGCAG ATTGACCCTGCGAAATACAAGAGTATATCATCTGGATTTGGCATTCTTCTTAAGGAGCAAGGTCCCAGGGGATTCTTCAGGGGATGGGTTCCTACCCTGTTAGGTTACAGTGCTCAGGGTGCATGCAAGTTTGGATTCTATGAATTCTTCAAGAAGTACTACTCTGACCTTGCGGGAGCAGAAAATGCTGCAAAATACAAAACACTGATATACCTTGCTGGTTCTGCATCTGCTGAAGTGATTGCAGATATTGCTCTTTGCCCATTTGAAGCTGTAAAGGTTCGTGTTCAGACACAGCCTGGTTTTGCTAGGGGATTGTCAGATGGATTGCCGAAATTTGTTAGATCTGAAGGTCCCATGGG CCTGTACAAAGGTTTGGTACCTCTTTGGGGACGTCAGATTCCAT ATACAATGATGAAGTTTGCGTCCTTTGAGACTATTGTGGAGATGATCTACAAGCATGCAGTCCCAAAGCCTAAAAATGAGTGCAGCAAATCTATGCAACTTGGTATTAGTTTTGCTGGTGGATATATAGCTGGTGTCTTCTGTGCTATTGTATCCCATCCTGCTGACAATCTTGTCTCATTCCTCAACAATGCGAAGGGTGCAACTGTTGGTGAT GCCGTAAAGAAGATAGGAGTATTGGGTCTCTTTACCCGTGGTCTACCTCTACGTATTGTCATGATTGGAACTCTTACTGGTGCTCAATGGGGAATCTATGATGCTTTCAAGGTTTTTGTTGGGCT